One window of Cervus elaphus chromosome 2, mCerEla1.1, whole genome shotgun sequence genomic DNA carries:
- the LOC122706343 gene encoding olfactory receptor 145-like, whose amino-acid sequence MAPGNGSFVAEFILVGLTDQPDLQLLLFFLFLVMYMVTVLGNFGLLTLIVLSSHLHTATYFFLFNLSSIDLCYSSVFTPKMLVDFLSKKNMISYMECMTQLYFFCFFVVSECYVLTSMAYDRYVAICKPLLYNVAMSPKVCSSLMLGSYLMAFSDAMAHTGCMLRLTFCDANSINHYFCDILPLLQLSCTSTYVNELVVFIVVGINIIVPSLTIFVFYGLILSNIIQICSTEGRSKAFSTCSSHIIAVSLFFGSGAIMYLKPSSAGSMHVGKISSVFYTNVVPMMNPLIYSLRNKDVKLALRKTLGRRKFWLESMSLCRLS is encoded by the coding sequence ATGGCTCCTGGAAATGGTTCTTTTGTGGCTGAATTCATTCTGGTGGGGTTAACAGACCAACCAGATCTTCAACTTCTCTTGTTCTTCCTGTTTCTAGTAATGTATATGGTCACTGTGTTGGGAAATTTTGGCTTGTTAACACTAATTGTGCTGAGTTCACACCTACACACCGCCACGTACTTTTTCCTCTTTAACTTGTCCTCTATAGACCTCTGTTATTCTTCTGTGTTTACACCAAAAATGCTGGTAGATTTTTTATCAAAGAAGAATATGATCTCTTATATGGAGTGCATGACTCAGCtctactttttctgtttttttgtcgTTTCTGAATGCTATGTGTTGACAtcaatggcctatgaccgctatgtggccatctgtaagccacTTTTGTATAATGTTGCCATGTCCCCTAAAGTGTGTTCCAGCCTTATGCTTGGTTCATACTTGATGGCATTTTCTGATGCCATGGCTCACACTGGATGCATGCTGAGACTGACCTTCTGTGATGCAAACTCCATCAACCACTATTTCTGTGACATCCTCCCTCTGCTCCAGCTCTCCTGCACAAGTACTTACGTAAATGAACTGGTGGTTTTCATTGTGGTGGGTATCAATATCATTGTGCCCAGTCTCACGATCTTTGTCTTTTACGGTCTCATCCTCTCCAACATCATCCAAATATGCTCCACAGAGGGCAGGTCCAAAGCCTTCAGCACCTGCAGTTCCCACATAATtgctgtttctctgttttttggTTCAGGGGCAATCATGTATCTTAAACCATCATCTGCTGGGTCCATGCATGTGGGGAAAATCTCTTCTGTCTTTTACACCAATGTGGTTCCCATGATGAACCCCTTAATCTACAGCTTGAGGAACAAAGATGTTAAACTTGCTCTGAGGAAAACCCTGGGGAGGAGAAAATTTTGGTTAGAATCAATGTCTCTGTGCAGGTTGTCATAG